A part of Gossypium raimondii isolate GPD5lz unplaced genomic scaffold, ASM2569854v1 Contig00352, whole genome shotgun sequence genomic DNA contains:
- the LOC128039225 gene encoding LOW QUALITY PROTEIN: DNA-directed RNA polymerase subunit beta'-like (The sequence of the model RefSeq protein was modified relative to this genomic sequence to represent the inferred CDS: inserted 4 bases in 3 codons): MIDRYKHQQLRIDXVSPQQISAWAKKILPNGETVERXDKPYTFHYKTNKPEKDGLFCERIFGPIKSGICACGNYRVIGNQKEGPKFCEQCGVEFVDSRIRRYQMGYIRLACPVTHVWYLKRLPSYIANLLDKPLKELEGLVYCDFSFARPIAKKPTFLRLRGSFEYEIQSWKYSIPLFFTTQGFDTFRSREISTGAGAIREQLADLDLRILIDYSVVEWKELGEEGLTGNEWEDRKIGRRKDFLVRRMELAKHFIRTNIEPEWMVLCLLPVLPPELRPIIQIDGGKLMSSDINELYRRVIYRNNTLTDLLTTSRSTPGELVMCQEKLVQEAVDTLLDNGIRGQPMRDGHNKVYKSFSDVIEGKEGRFRETLLGKRVDYSGRSVIVVGPSLSLHRCGLPREIAIELFQTFVIRGLIRQHLAPNIGVAKSKIREKGPIVWEILQEVMRGHPVLLNRAPTLHRLGIQAFQPILVEGRAICLHPLVCKGFNADFDGDQMAVHVPLSLEAQAEARLLMFSHMNLLSPAIGDPISVPTQDMLIGLYVLTSGNRRGICANRYNPWNRKXYQNERIDDNNYKSTRSLFCNSYDAIGAYRQKRINLDSPLWLRWRLEQCVIASREAPIEVHYESLGTYHEIYGHYLIVRSLKKKILCIYIRTTVGHISLYREIEEAIQGFFRAYSYDTQSYGI; encoded by the exons ATGATCGACCGATATAAACATCAACAACTCCGAATTG CAGTTTCTCCCCAACAAATAAGTGCTTGGGCCAAGAAAATCCTACCTAATGGAGAAACCGTTGAGAG TGACAAACCCTATACTTTTCATTACAAAACCAATAAACCGGAAAAGGATGGATTATTTTGTGAAAGAATTTTTGGACCTATAAAAAGTGGAATTTGCGCTTGTGGAAATTATCGAGTAATTGGAAATCAAAAGGAGGGCCCTAAATTTTGTGAACAATGCGGAGTTGAATTTGTTGATTCTCGGATACGAAGATATCAAATGGGATACATAAGGCTGGCATGTCCAGTAACTCATGTATGGTATTTGAAACGTCTTCCTAGTTATATCGCCAATCTTTTAGACAAACCTCTTAAAGAATTAGAGGGTCTAGTATACTGCG atttttcttttgctaGGCCCATCGCTAAAAAACCTACTTTCTTACGATTACGAGGTTCATTCGAATATGAAATTCAATCCTGGAAATACAGTATCCCACTTTTTTTTACTACCCAAGGTTTCGATACATTTCGAAGTCGCGAAATTTCTACCGGAGCAGGTGCTATTCGAGAACAATTAGCCGATCTAGATTTGCGAATTCTTATCGATTATTCGGTGGTAGAATGGAAAGAATTAGGAGAAGAAGGCCTCACGGGTAATGAATGGGAAGATCGAAAAATTGGAAGAAGAAAGGATTTTTTGGTTAGACGCATGGAATTGGCTAAGCATTTTATTCGAACAAATATAGAACCAGAATGGATGGTTTTATGTCTATTACCGGTTCTTCCTCCCGAGTTGAGACCGATCATTCAGATAGATGGGGGTAAACTAATGAGTTCGGATATTAATGAACTCTATAGAAGAGTTATCTATCGAAATAATACTCTTACCGATCTATTAACAACAAGTAGATCTACGCCAGGGGAATTAGTAATGTGTCAGGAAAAATTAGTACAAGAAGCCGTGGATACACTTCTTGATAATGGAATCCGCGGACAACCAATGAGGGACGGTCATAATAAGGTTTACAAGTCGTTTTCAGATGTAATTGAAGGCAAAGAGGGAAGATTTCGCGAGACTTTGCTTGGCAAACGAGTCGATTATTCGGGACGTTCTGTCATTGTTGTTGGCCCCTCACTTTCATTACATCGCTGTGGATTGCCTCGCGAAATAGCAATAGAGCTTTTCCAGACATTTGTAATTCGCGGTCTAATTAGACAACATCTTGCTCCGAACATAGGAGTTGCTAAGAGTAAAATTCGGGAAAAAGGGCCGATTGTATGGGAAATACTGCAAGAAGTTATGCGGGGACATCCTGTATTGCTGAATAGAGCGCCTACTCTGCATAGATTAGGTATACAGGCATTCCAACCTATTTTAGTGGAAGGACGCGCTATTTGTTTACATCCATTAGTTTGTAAGGGATTCAATGCAGACTTTGATGGGGATCAAATGGCAGTTCATGTACCTTTATCTTTAGAGGCGCAAGCGGAGGCTCGTTTACTTATGTTTTCTCATATGAATCTCTTGTCTCCAGCTATTGGGGATCCCATTTCCGTACCGACTCAAGATATGCTTATTGGGCTCTATGTATTAACGAGTGGGAATCGTCGAGGTATTTGTGCGAATAGGTATAATCCATGGAATCGAA GCTATCAAAATGAAAGAATTGACGATAATAACTATAAGTCTACAAGGAGCCTTTTTTGTAATTCCTATGATGCGATTGGAGCTTATAGGCAGAAAAGAATCAATTTAGATAGTCCTTTGTGGCTCCGGTGGCGACTAGAGCAATGCGTTATTGCTTCAAGAGAAGCTCCCATCGAAGTTCACTATGAATCTTTGGGTACCTATCATGAGATTTATGGACATTATCTAATAGTaagaagtttaaaaaaaaaaattctttgtaTATACATTCGAACCACTGTTGGTCATATTTCTCTTTACCGAGAAATCGAAGAAGCTATACAAGGGTTTTTTCGGGCCTACTCATATGATACCCAATCATATGGTATCTAA